The following proteins come from a genomic window of Flavobacterium eburneipallidum:
- a CDS encoding non-ribosomal peptide synthetase: protein MSSQNHIFDPFAGPELELVVHTTKSQSEIWTACYFGGSDAARAYNESISMDFSGSLDSIAMERAIQTLVERHEALRATFSTDGVYMSIYKQSTIKLATIDLSNLEEIDKKQALDKYTTEDAYFVFDLVHEPLLKVSLLKLAENSHTLVITAHHIICDGWSIGIILQELGSIYSAYITNKAPDLPLPIAFSAYANEEQLFSISDENKATEKFWLEVYENSIPVLNVPTDNPRPSLRTFKSKRLDVALDSDLLAKLKQTGLSVGSSLVSTLLTSFELFLYQLTGQDDIVIGLPVAGQPVAGMNNLIGHCVSLLPLRSKPIANISFKEYLKQRKSELFDAYEHSQLSFGNLLQQLNVARDPSRIPLVPIAFNIDLGMTDGVDFSNLTYKMRSNPKAYGVFEIFVNASGNEKNLVFEWSYNEALFNPETIKNMMVSFEELVQKTVEDSSKTLGQIVSQDFTSQNNTISVTTMDYPKSTLHELFAVQAKTQPNAIALEFQNKPITYGELEKMINQTANYLWSQGLRPGQIVAVSLDRSPELIASMFAVLQCGASYIPIDPMYPDARLNLMIEDADATFYIGLNSKKGLPDKVNAISIATILSAIEDLPTAAIDFKVDTTSAAYIIYTSGSTGKPKGVQVAHCNAINLVYSMAAAPGISAKDKIFSVTTISFDAMVMETYLPLLFGACVVFVNEETRRDGRLLLKKAVEDKITMMWGTPSIWQILLDSGWEKPLPIKALIGGEPVPKPLAHELLAKCDELWNIYGPTETTVCSLLTQISINDDPITIGKPIANTIVYLLDANRNPVRQGEIGEIVIAGDGVSLGYLNRPDLTEERFIPNHFEKESNGKMYLSGDLGKLLPNGQVQCLGRKDHQVKVRGYRIELGEIEHSLMSIDNIKTAAVLAKNDILIAFIVAENEITNQQNQIQLWRNELESQLPTFMVPHVFHILEKMPTTSNDKIDRKALSEYKSNWESIPEYTAPRTEEEKLVATIWKESLNLEHIDIYSNFFEIGGHSIKAVKVMIEIEKKIGKQIPISSLFEYSTIEKFAQLLNPDNKIESDCLVPIKQNGSKVPLFIVHGAGLDVLNFVNLSKHFDEDQPIYAIQGSAKKYDEWYDSIEDMAAHYIDAIVKIHPNGPYALAGFSFGGIIAFEMTRQLKEQGKNVSLTALLDTYVDSSYYYKTLQQKKLIRYLDNTHRRLDFLKEMLTSWKGFKMRFNAKKEHILKKYFGTKYIMTEQEAFAFDKFSKANSMVDSIVDRYHLKPQNIEVDLFRATDEEEYKLDPTYLGWKKAAAGGINIHNISGNHLNIVAPPNDIILAKKMQEILNKRHSNT, encoded by the coding sequence ATGTCTAGTCAAAACCACATTTTTGATCCTTTTGCAGGTCCTGAATTAGAACTTGTTGTTCATACAACAAAATCGCAATCCGAAATTTGGACAGCATGTTATTTTGGAGGAAGTGATGCCGCAAGAGCCTACAATGAGTCCATTTCGATGGACTTTTCAGGTTCTCTAGATTCGATAGCAATGGAAAGGGCTATTCAAACATTAGTAGAAAGACACGAAGCGCTTCGTGCTACTTTTAGTACGGATGGCGTTTATATGTCAATTTACAAACAATCTACTATAAAACTTGCTACAATAGATTTATCCAATTTAGAAGAGATTGATAAAAAACAGGCTTTGGATAAATATACCACAGAAGATGCCTATTTCGTTTTTGATCTTGTTCACGAACCATTATTAAAAGTGAGTTTGCTTAAACTTGCTGAAAATAGTCATACCCTAGTAATTACAGCACATCATATTATTTGTGATGGATGGTCAATTGGAATTATATTGCAAGAATTAGGTAGTATTTACTCTGCTTATATCACAAATAAAGCACCAGATCTCCCTTTACCAATAGCATTCAGTGCTTATGCAAATGAAGAGCAATTGTTTTCAATAAGTGATGAAAACAAAGCAACAGAAAAGTTTTGGCTTGAGGTTTATGAAAATTCTATACCTGTTTTAAATGTTCCGACTGATAATCCTAGACCATCGCTCCGAACCTTTAAAAGTAAGCGTTTAGATGTAGCTCTAGACAGCGATTTATTGGCTAAACTAAAACAAACGGGCTTAAGTGTTGGTTCTAGTTTAGTATCAACTTTATTAACTAGTTTTGAATTATTTTTATACCAATTAACAGGTCAGGACGACATCGTAATAGGACTTCCTGTGGCAGGACAACCTGTGGCAGGCATGAATAACTTAATAGGACACTGTGTTAGTTTACTTCCTTTAAGAAGTAAACCAATTGCAAATATAAGTTTCAAAGAATATTTAAAACAGCGCAAATCAGAACTATTTGATGCTTATGAGCACTCCCAATTAAGTTTTGGAAATCTTTTGCAGCAATTAAATGTTGCCCGTGATCCTTCTCGAATCCCTCTTGTACCTATTGCATTCAATATTGATTTGGGCATGACTGATGGTGTTGATTTCTCTAATTTGACTTATAAAATGAGAAGCAATCCAAAAGCTTATGGGGTTTTTGAAATTTTTGTAAATGCTAGTGGTAACGAAAAAAATCTAGTTTTCGAATGGTCATACAATGAAGCACTATTCAATCCTGAAACCATTAAAAACATGATGGTTTCTTTTGAAGAACTGGTACAAAAAACCGTTGAAGATTCTTCAAAAACTTTAGGTCAAATTGTATCTCAAGATTTTACAAGCCAAAACAACACAATAAGTGTGACTACAATGGATTATCCCAAAAGTACCTTACACGAACTTTTTGCAGTGCAGGCCAAAACGCAACCCAATGCTATAGCTCTGGAATTTCAAAACAAACCAATAACATACGGTGAGTTAGAAAAAATGATCAATCAAACAGCAAATTATCTTTGGTCTCAAGGTTTAAGACCTGGGCAAATTGTTGCTGTTTCTTTAGATAGATCGCCTGAACTAATCGCATCCATGTTTGCAGTTTTACAATGTGGTGCGTCATATATCCCTATTGATCCTATGTATCCTGATGCAAGACTCAACCTAATGATCGAGGATGCTGATGCTACTTTCTACATAGGTTTAAATTCAAAAAAAGGTTTGCCTGATAAAGTAAATGCAATTTCTATTGCAACTATTTTAAGTGCTATTGAAGATTTACCAACAGCAGCTATAGACTTCAAAGTGGACACTACATCTGCTGCCTATATTATTTACACCTCTGGTTCTACAGGAAAACCAAAAGGAGTTCAAGTTGCCCATTGCAATGCCATTAACCTTGTTTATTCGATGGCTGCAGCACCAGGAATTAGTGCAAAAGATAAAATATTTTCAGTAACAACAATCTCTTTTGATGCTATGGTAATGGAAACCTATCTTCCTTTACTTTTTGGAGCTTGTGTTGTATTTGTGAATGAAGAAACCAGAAGAGATGGACGACTTTTACTAAAAAAAGCTGTTGAGGATAAAATCACGATGATGTGGGGAACGCCAAGTATATGGCAAATTCTTCTAGACTCGGGTTGGGAAAAACCATTACCCATAAAAGCATTAATTGGGGGCGAACCAGTTCCAAAACCTTTAGCCCATGAATTGCTAGCTAAATGTGATGAATTGTGGAATATTTATGGGCCTACCGAGACGACTGTTTGTTCTTTACTGACTCAAATTTCAATAAATGATGATCCAATAACAATTGGAAAACCCATAGCAAATACAATTGTTTATTTATTAGATGCTAATAGAAATCCTGTAAGACAAGGCGAAATAGGCGAAATAGTAATTGCTGGAGACGGAGTTTCATTAGGCTATTTGAATCGTCCAGATTTGACTGAAGAACGTTTTATTCCCAATCACTTCGAAAAGGAATCAAATGGCAAAATGTATCTTTCTGGAGATTTAGGAAAATTGCTCCCAAATGGTCAAGTGCAATGCCTTGGACGTAAAGATCATCAGGTGAAAGTAAGAGGTTATAGAATAGAATTAGGCGAAATTGAACACAGCTTAATGTCAATAGACAATATTAAAACAGCTGCAGTATTGGCCAAAAATGATATTCTTATAGCATTTATTGTAGCCGAAAATGAAATCACAAATCAACAGAATCAAATTCAATTATGGAGAAATGAATTAGAATCACAATTGCCTACTTTTATGGTGCCCCATGTTTTTCATATTCTGGAAAAAATGCCTACAACATCAAATGATAAAATAGATCGAAAAGCATTATCAGAATACAAATCTAATTGGGAAAGCATACCAGAATACACAGCTCCTCGTACAGAAGAAGAAAAATTAGTTGCCACTATTTGGAAAGAGAGCTTAAATTTAGAACATATTGATATTTATAGTAATTTTTTCGAAATAGGAGGGCATTCTATCAAGGCGGTAAAAGTGATGATTGAAATAGAGAAAAAAATAGGAAAACAAATTCCTATATCTTCTTTATTTGAATATTCTACTATCGAAAAATTTGCTCAATTATTGAATCCTGATAATAAAATTGAATCAGATTGTTTGGTACCAATAAAACAAAACGGAAGCAAAGTACCTCTCTTTATTGTACATGGAGCAGGACTGGATGTTTTAAATTTTGTTAATTTAAGCAAACATTTCGACGAAGATCAACCCATTTATGCTATTCAAGGTAGTGCCAAAAAATATGACGAGTGGTACGATTCCATTGAAGATATGGCTGCACATTATATAGATGCTATTGTGAAAATTCACCCCAATGGTCCTTATGCGTTAGCAGGATTTTCTTTTGGCGGTATCATTGCCTTTGAAATGACACGTCAATTAAAAGAACAAGGAAAAAATGTTAGCTTAACCGCATTACTTGATACTTATGTTGATTCCTCTTATTACTATAAAACACTCCAGCAAAAAAAACTAATTCGCTACTTGGACAACACCCACAGAAGGTTAGATTTTCTAAAAGAAATGCTTACCAGTTGGAAAGGTTTTAAGATGCGTTTCAATGCCAAAAAAGAACATATTCTAAAAAAATATTTTGGCACAAAATACATCATGACAGAACAAGAAGCTTTTGCTTTTGATAAATTTTCAAAAGCCAACAGTATGGTTGACTCTATTGTTGACCGCTATCATCTTAAACCTCAAAACATTGAAGTCGATTTATTTAGAGCAACAGATGAAGAAGAATACAAATTAGACCCGACTTACTTGGGATGGAAAAAAGCAGCTGCAGGTGGAATTAATATCCACAATATATCTGGTAATCATTTGAATATTGTAGCGCCACCCAACGACATCATTTTAGCAAAAAAAATGCAAGAAATTTTAAACAAAAGACATTCAAACACATAA
- a CDS encoding polyketide synthase — protein sequence MKENNNLYLLFENAVRLHPNDYCIAFQNIHLTYKQLEQKVSEVHHALLANAKDEYIIGLSTTRGIDQIVFMLAILKSGKAYLPIDFGYPKNRIQNIIKNSNLTFCLSNKADEEHVVSMGLKLLNNNLKTSTDSGCKQDEIAQNAAYILYTSGSTGEPKGVCLGQDAVINLINWQNKNSTSKNGTRTLQFAPLSFDVSFQEIMATLSTGGTLVLIDEYLRLDMIALINYIKEQQVNRLFLPFVALQALADAALSTDIFPSSLKEIMTAGEQLKITPEVNAFFSKLDNCVLYNQYGPTECHVVTELKLDGNPANWATLPSIGKPIDNTSILILNQNQEILENGEIGELYITGECLAEGYLNNKELTNEKFLEWKSPEGKNIRIYKSGDIAKYLEDGNIEFLGRQDDQVKISGHRIELAEVELAINSLDSIQQTVVLASNHLGQTQLVAYIQSNQEIDVNDIREKTSNLLPDYMMPSYFILIKDFPKTSSGKIDKKSLPAPEYSRPSNAPLYKKATTVIQKNITQVWTNLLHIPKIGIDDNFFELGGTSLLAQKVVAFLLKDYKYKLPVTKLYQFPSIYEIANYLEADKKIDPNTYARKNNNANPSTNVAIIGMAGRFPGAKSINELWEVLKEGKETISFFKPEEIDSSIPEALRNDPLYVGARGIIPSANTFDAAFFGINPKLAEAMDPQQRLFLEIAWEALEQTGYLPKHYKGNIGIYAGTGTNSYYKKNILTNTAVLDQVGYFQAETVNEKDYVATRTAYQLNLKGPAVSVHSACSTSLLAIAEAVEAIRNGRCDVALAGGSSITAPIFSGHLYQEGSMLSSDGHCRSFDASAKGTVFSDGAGVVLLKNLDQAQKDGDKIYGIIKGIGVTNDGGNKGSFTAPSTEGQAEAIMKAIQDAQITPDTISYIETHGTATPLGDPIEIEGLKMAFGEQPKNGYCAIGSIKSNMGHLTAAAGVAGLIKTILAINNKLIPASLGFENPNPVIDFENSPFFVNSKLRSWESDQPLRAGISSFGVGGTNVHLVVEEYPAEQKISGSGRPLELLMWSAKSENSLKGYETELGNFLESTPDLPLADVAFSLNKTRDSFIHRSFLLAKNSVDASQELLSTDKYKTKSTILKTAPSELAFLFPGQGSQFSQMGMNLYKNEIVYKEAVDTCADFLLSELQLDIREILYPETVTPETEAKLKNTRYTQPALFVTEYALAQLWLSWGIKPTVFCGHSIGEFVAAHLAGIFSLEDALHLIAVRGRLVSELPNGSMLSVRLSEDELKTILPETLSIAAINSSVLCVVAGETEKTNEFAKTLDEKEIANKLLFTSHAFHSNMMDPILETFESEAKKIQLNKPNLPIVSTVTGTWLKDEEAIDTKYWTNHLRNTVRFADAADTLLKLEDIIFLEAGPGQTLTTLTKQQGVGKSTAAFSSLTLPKNQENEYHSLLNALGELWLKGIEPDWNNFYKNQERQKINLPSYVFDRKLCWIDPPMTTIQNSTPNTIITQDSISNPIKNKPMRKTTILTEISSIVSQTSGIDYPTNASSQSFLDLGLDSLTLTQLATKLKKDFKLPITFRQLNEEFSSPSLLADYLDQNLPKEEFNPPAPAPRVSDTITAPVPLTNTNFSVSNSQNNTALGLIAQQLQLLGKQMELLQGNPIVSSNEIPQQVYQEPEPIVFTKKTNEDVRTAEEIAEHQKPFGASPKIEKKANSMSQSQKDFLDELIVRYTTKTGASKSYAQKNRSTMADPRVVTGFKPLTKEIVYPIVIEKSSGNRLWDIDGNVYIDALNGFGSSMFGHQPDFIKEALHQQVENGFEVGPQHPFAGEVCELLCEFTKHDRAALCNTGSEAVLGAMRIARTVTGRSLIVAFSGSYHGIVDEVLVRGSKKLVTFPAAPGIMPESVQNMLILEYGTDESLRIITERADEIAAVLVEPVQSRRPEFQPVAFLKNLRNLTTQSDIALIFDEVITGFRMHPGGAQALFDIKADIATYGKVIGGGLSIGAITGNRKYLDALDGGQWQFGDDSIPEIGVTYFAGTFVRHPLALAASKASLLHLKKQGPALQEKLNNMTSRLASELNAEFKKKDSPMIINHFGSLWRLKFNDDVLYGELLFTLLRENGIHIWDGFPCFMTEAYTEEDLIQLINTFKNCLDKMVASGFFITNKSKISTPKESSVNSPVISNNNPPVEGAKLGRDRNGNPAWFIADSTKKGEYLKIDL from the coding sequence ATGAAAGAAAACAATAATTTATATTTGCTTTTTGAAAATGCGGTGAGACTTCACCCTAACGATTATTGCATTGCATTTCAAAATATACATCTTACCTACAAGCAATTAGAACAAAAAGTTTCTGAAGTACACCATGCCCTTTTAGCAAATGCAAAAGATGAATACATCATTGGACTATCTACAACACGAGGTATAGATCAAATTGTTTTTATGTTAGCAATTTTAAAATCGGGCAAAGCTTATCTTCCGATTGATTTTGGATACCCAAAAAATCGGATTCAAAATATTATCAAAAATTCTAATCTTACCTTTTGCCTATCTAACAAAGCTGATGAAGAACATGTGGTTTCTATGGGGCTTAAATTATTGAATAACAATCTCAAAACCTCAACAGATTCAGGTTGCAAGCAAGATGAAATAGCTCAAAATGCAGCATACATACTATACACTTCAGGATCAACAGGAGAACCAAAAGGAGTGTGTTTGGGGCAAGATGCGGTCATAAACCTTATCAATTGGCAAAACAAAAACTCAACCAGTAAAAACGGAACACGTACTTTACAATTTGCTCCTTTGAGTTTTGATGTTTCTTTCCAAGAAATTATGGCTACCTTAAGTACTGGAGGCACTCTTGTACTTATTGACGAATATTTGAGGCTAGATATGATTGCGCTCATAAATTATATAAAAGAGCAACAAGTTAACCGACTATTTTTGCCTTTTGTAGCGCTACAAGCTCTAGCAGATGCTGCTTTAAGCACCGATATATTTCCAAGTTCGCTTAAAGAAATAATGACTGCTGGCGAGCAACTTAAAATCACACCCGAAGTAAATGCTTTTTTTAGCAAACTTGATAATTGCGTTCTCTATAACCAATATGGACCAACTGAATGTCATGTAGTAACTGAATTAAAACTAGACGGAAACCCTGCTAATTGGGCAACTTTACCTTCTATTGGTAAACCTATTGATAATACTTCCATACTAATCCTGAACCAAAATCAAGAAATTTTGGAAAATGGAGAAATTGGCGAACTATATATTACTGGCGAATGTTTAGCAGAAGGTTATTTGAATAACAAAGAATTAACCAACGAAAAATTTCTGGAATGGAAATCACCCGAAGGCAAAAACATTCGAATCTATAAATCAGGAGATATTGCGAAATATCTTGAAGATGGAAATATTGAATTTTTAGGCCGTCAGGATGATCAAGTTAAAATTAGTGGTCACAGAATAGAACTAGCCGAAGTAGAATTAGCCATCAACTCATTGGACAGCATACAACAAACTGTGGTTCTGGCTTCAAATCATTTAGGACAAACTCAATTAGTAGCTTACATTCAATCAAACCAAGAAATTGATGTAAACGATATTCGTGAAAAAACATCGAATTTGCTGCCTGATTATATGATGCCTTCTTACTTCATATTGATTAAAGATTTCCCAAAAACATCTAGTGGCAAAATTGATAAAAAATCATTACCAGCACCTGAATACAGCAGACCAAGTAACGCCCCTCTTTATAAAAAAGCTACTACTGTTATACAAAAAAACATTACCCAAGTTTGGACTAATTTACTCCACATACCAAAAATTGGAATTGATGACAACTTTTTTGAATTAGGAGGAACTTCTTTATTGGCTCAAAAAGTAGTCGCATTTTTACTGAAAGATTACAAATACAAATTACCAGTAACAAAACTATATCAATTTCCTTCTATTTATGAAATCGCCAATTATCTAGAAGCCGATAAAAAAATTGACCCAAATACATACGCTAGAAAAAACAACAATGCTAATCCATCAACAAACGTTGCTATTATTGGTATGGCAGGAAGATTCCCTGGTGCAAAATCCATAAACGAATTGTGGGAAGTTTTAAAAGAAGGCAAAGAAACCATTTCTTTTTTTAAACCCGAAGAAATAGATTCTAGTATTCCAGAAGCTCTTCGTAATGATCCGCTTTATGTAGGAGCTCGTGGAATTATTCCTTCTGCCAATACTTTTGACGCTGCCTTTTTTGGAATCAATCCAAAACTAGCCGAAGCAATGGATCCGCAGCAACGCTTATTTTTGGAGATTGCTTGGGAAGCGTTGGAACAAACCGGGTATTTACCAAAACATTACAAAGGAAACATTGGTATTTATGCAGGTACTGGCACAAACTCTTATTACAAAAAAAACATACTAACAAACACAGCCGTTTTAGATCAAGTTGGTTATTTTCAAGCAGAAACAGTAAACGAAAAAGATTATGTAGCCACAAGGACTGCTTATCAATTAAACCTGAAAGGGCCAGCTGTAAGTGTTCATTCCGCTTGTTCTACTTCATTACTTGCAATTGCCGAAGCAGTCGAAGCCATCAGAAATGGTCGATGTGATGTTGCACTGGCTGGAGGTTCTAGTATAACGGCACCTATTTTTAGCGGACACCTTTATCAAGAAGGATCAATGCTAAGTTCAGATGGACATTGTCGCTCATTTGACGCGTCTGCAAAAGGAACCGTTTTTAGTGACGGAGCCGGTGTTGTTCTTCTGAAAAATTTAGACCAAGCCCAAAAAGACGGCGACAAAATATATGGAATCATAAAAGGAATAGGAGTTACCAATGATGGTGGTAACAAAGGTAGTTTTACTGCTCCAAGCACTGAAGGGCAAGCTGAAGCTATCATGAAGGCCATTCAAGATGCGCAAATAACACCCGACACTATTAGCTATATTGAAACACACGGAACCGCAACTCCTCTTGGCGATCCTATAGAAATAGAAGGACTTAAAATGGCTTTTGGCGAGCAACCTAAAAACGGTTATTGCGCTATTGGATCGATAAAAAGCAACATGGGACATTTAACTGCTGCTGCTGGTGTAGCTGGATTGATAAAAACAATCTTGGCTATAAATAATAAACTAATACCAGCTTCATTAGGTTTTGAAAACCCTAATCCTGTGATTGATTTTGAAAACAGTCCGTTTTTCGTGAATTCAAAATTACGTAGTTGGGAATCAGACCAACCGTTAAGAGCTGGTATAAGTTCGTTTGGCGTGGGCGGAACGAATGTTCACCTTGTCGTAGAAGAATATCCTGCTGAACAAAAAATTTCTGGATCAGGTCGTCCGCTGGAACTACTGATGTGGTCTGCCAAATCTGAAAATAGTTTAAAAGGTTATGAAACCGAATTAGGTAATTTTCTTGAATCGACACCAGACTTACCATTGGCAGACGTTGCTTTTTCGTTAAATAAAACGCGTGATAGTTTCATTCACAGAAGTTTTCTACTAGCAAAAAATAGCGTTGATGCAAGTCAAGAATTACTTTCAACAGACAAATACAAAACAAAAAGTACAATCTTAAAAACAGCACCTAGCGAACTTGCTTTCCTTTTCCCAGGACAAGGATCTCAATTTTCTCAAATGGGAATGAATCTTTATAAAAACGAAATCGTTTATAAAGAAGCTGTTGATACCTGTGCCGATTTTTTATTGAGTGAATTACAATTAGACATTCGTGAAATTTTATATCCTGAAACAGTAACTCCTGAAACAGAAGCAAAACTAAAAAATACTCGCTACACACAACCTGCTTTATTTGTAACAGAATATGCTTTAGCTCAACTTTGGTTAAGTTGGGGAATCAAACCAACAGTATTTTGCGGACACAGTATTGGAGAATTTGTAGCGGCACATTTGGCAGGAATTTTTAGTTTAGAAGATGCCTTACATTTAATTGCCGTTAGAGGTCGATTAGTAAGTGAACTTCCTAATGGAAGCATGTTATCAGTAAGGCTTTCGGAAGATGAATTAAAAACAATTCTTCCTGAAACGCTTTCGATAGCTGCTATAAACTCTAGTGTTTTATGTGTTGTAGCTGGCGAAACTGAAAAAACAAATGAGTTTGCTAAAACTTTAGACGAAAAAGAAATTGCTAATAAATTATTATTTACTAGTCATGCTTTTCACTCTAATATGATGGATCCTATTTTGGAAACCTTTGAATCAGAGGCGAAAAAAATTCAACTTAACAAACCCAATTTACCAATTGTATCCACCGTTACAGGAACTTGGCTTAAAGATGAAGAAGCGATAGATACTAAATACTGGACGAATCATTTACGTAATACAGTTCGTTTTGCTGACGCAGCAGATACTTTATTAAAATTAGAAGATATTATTTTCTTGGAAGCAGGACCAGGTCAAACATTAACCACTTTGACCAAACAACAAGGAGTAGGCAAAAGCACTGCAGCTTTTTCGAGTTTAACCCTTCCTAAAAATCAAGAAAACGAATACCATTCTTTGTTAAATGCTTTAGGAGAATTATGGCTTAAAGGCATTGAACCGGATTGGAATAACTTTTACAAAAACCAAGAAAGACAAAAAATAAACTTGCCAAGTTATGTCTTTGATCGTAAACTGTGTTGGATTGATCCTCCAATGACAACAATACAAAATTCAACCCCAAATACAATCATAACACAAGATTCGATTAGCAATCCTATTAAAAATAAACCTATGAGAAAAACTACTATCCTCACAGAGATTTCTTCTATCGTAAGTCAAACATCAGGTATTGATTACCCAACTAATGCTTCTTCTCAAAGTTTTTTAGATCTAGGATTAGATTCATTAACACTTACGCAACTGGCTACTAAATTAAAGAAAGATTTCAAACTACCGATAACCTTCCGCCAACTTAACGAAGAATTTAGTTCACCATCACTTTTGGCAGATTACCTTGATCAAAATCTTCCAAAAGAGGAATTCAATCCACCTGCTCCTGCACCAAGAGTTTCTGATACTATTACAGCTCCTGTACCTTTAACAAATACGAATTTTTCTGTATCAAACAGTCAAAACAATACGGCTTTAGGATTGATAGCGCAGCAACTTCAATTGTTAGGAAAACAAATGGAACTGCTTCAAGGAAACCCAATCGTTTCGTCTAACGAAATTCCTCAACAAGTATATCAAGAACCAGAACCAATTGTATTTACAAAAAAAACTAACGAAGACGTAAGAACTGCCGAGGAAATTGCCGAACATCAAAAACCATTTGGAGCTTCTCCAAAAATTGAAAAAAAGGCAAATTCGATGAGTCAATCTCAAAAGGATTTTTTAGATGAACTAATTGTAAGATACACAACGAAAACGGGAGCAAGCAAATCTTATGCTCAAAAGAATAGAAGTACAATGGCCGATCCTAGAGTGGTTACTGGATTTAAACCATTGACAAAAGAAATCGTTTATCCAATTGTAATCGAAAAATCTAGCGGAAACCGTCTTTGGGATATTGATGGTAATGTCTATATTGATGCGCTAAATGGATTTGGTTCTAGCATGTTTGGTCATCAACCTGATTTTATTAAAGAAGCATTGCACCAACAAGTGGAGAACGGATTTGAAGTAGGTCCTCAACATCCATTTGCCGGAGAGGTTTGTGAACTACTTTGCGAATTTACCAAGCACGATCGTGCTGCACTTTGCAACACAGGTTCTGAAGCGGTTTTAGGTGCCATGCGTATTGCCAGAACTGTAACAGGACGTTCTTTGATAGTCGCTTTTTCAGGTTCTTATCACGGTATTGTTGACGAAGTTTTAGTTCGTGGTTCAAAAAAATTAGTCACTTTTCCTGCTGCGCCTGGAATCATGCCAGAATCGGTTCAGAATATGTTAATTTTAGAATATGGAACAGACGAAAGTCTTCGCATCATTACAGAACGTGCCGATGAAATAGCAGCTGTACTGGTAGAACCTGTTCAAAGCAGAAGACCTGAATTTCAACCTGTAGCTTTTTTAAAAAATTTAAGAAATCTAACGACTCAATCTGATATTGCACTTATTTTTGATGAAGTTATAACTGGATTCCGAATGCACCCTGGTGGCGCTCAAGCCCTTTTCGATATTAAAGCTGATATAGCTACTTACGGAAAAGTCATCGGTGGAGGACTTTCTATCGGAGCCATTACTGGTAATCGTAAGTATTTAGACGCATTAGATGGTGGACAATGGCAATTCGGAGACGATTCTATTCCTGAAATAGGAGTTACTTATTTTGCTGGTACTTTTGTTAGACATCCGCTGGCACTTGCAGCTTCTAAAGCTTCTCTTCTTCATCTCAAAAAACAAGGTCCTGCTTTACAAGAAAAACTAAACAATATGACCAGCCGTTTGGCATCTGAATTAAATGCTGAATTCAAGAAAAAAGATTCACCAATGATAATCAATCATTTTGGTTCTCTATGGAGGCTTAAATTTAATGACGATGTACTTTATGGCGAATTGTTATTTACTTTGCTTCGTGAAAATGGAATTCACATTTGGGATGGTTTTCCATGCTTTATGACCGAAGCCTATACTGAAGAAGATCTTATACAACTCATCAATACGTTCAAAAATTGTCTTGACAAAATGGTTGCTTCAGGATTTTTTATTACTAATAAATCTAAAATCTCAACTCCAAAAGAATCGAGTGTAAACAGCCCGGTAATTAGTAATAACAATCCTCCGGTAGAGGGTGCAAAACTAGGACGAGACAGAAATGGAAATCCAGCTTGGTTTATTGCTGATTCTACTAAAAAAGGAGAATATCTTAAAATAGATTTATAA